A single region of the Salvelinus sp. IW2-2015 linkage group LG20, ASM291031v2, whole genome shotgun sequence genome encodes:
- the LOC111980697 gene encoding HMG box transcription factor BBX isoform X4: protein MRLTTAQLEHHALVTFTFWVACCRLGSAMKGGGRGKEPPVEVEVSGKRPKRKCLQWHPLLSKKALDFSEEEEEEDEEELEKPLLVRESRGPEVACGGPMEVEGDSSEQRARRPMNAFLLFCKRHRSLVRQEHPRLDNRGATKILADWWAVLEPKEKQKYTDMAKEYKDAFMKANPGYKWCPTTNKPVKSPCHTVSNARKKVWSFPSNSPKGCATAKKVPKTDSTPQLNFAMADPTKMGGLSMLLLAGEHALTAREISSSSSKSGATDVTKHPENSSLFQLAEISSSTLQPSLTDTADEGKPLSRGDQAETWSGTSQQGKSDVPKDKSPLFQLAEQISSDSSQSTAPEGKQCSQSALFQLAEMCLASEAGKMETQDDTCAPHIKTETVVKEDTGGNITDFPRSSPPSSSSSTPTNASPPLLSGQPASVKKKKKKKEATAREPPKAVDKDKIPRPGSPKKTLKKRPSSESELESLLYTIEAVAKGAWGDAEEDIPKKKASTAVVTIPREPSSPKKKSKAKRPLKAKEDDEMEEDGRRTELPSIVETAANLASPKTEAEEASIGSTPDPLGSTEKPNAPPSPPHIKHKVEEKQREAEANAEGCGSRKSERSCKGALYKTLVSEGMLTSLRANVDRGKRGSFRSGSDEGGWTDETWAFSQMGPTNPKKLKKSKSKDETAPGLGKLEEEFEKKFNSLPQYSPLTFDKKSTTVTKKKKTDVSTAPEEQPPKPAKDIAMHSDSPMSDSAAKAKQTPAPCATATPSTEAMGTSASMPVGSQKRKARKSKITHLVRSADGRVSPAEEDKVRDLTPEQDDKPLPRETLCNETECYSAPKQEEADRSSAPEVLPAFFSLSALAEVAAMENIHRGQRVIGDSQKEMAQTPVLISCADQ, encoded by the exons GCTTGGCAGCGCCATGAAAGGTGGAGGAAGGGGTAAGGAGCCtcctgtggaggtggaggtgagcgGCAAGCGGCCCAAGCGCAAGTGTCTACAATGGCACCCGCTACTCTCCAAGAAGGCCCTGGACTTctcggaggaggaagaggaggaggacgaagaagaACTGGAGAAG CCATTGCTGGTCAGGGAGAGCCGGGGGCCGGAGGTGGCATGCGGGGGGCccatggaggtggagggggactCTTCAGAGCAGCGGGCCCGCCGGCCCATGAACGCCTTCCTGCTTTTTTGCAAGCGCCACCGTTCACTGGTGAGGCAGGAGCACCCTCGGCTGGACAACCGCGGTGCCACcaagatcctggctgactggtggGCTGTGTTGGAGCCCAAAGAGAAACAGAAGTACACGGACATGGCCAAGGAG TACAAGGATGCCTTCATGAAGGCTAACCCAGGCTACAAGTGGTGCCCCACCACCAACAAGCCAGTCAAGAGCCCCTGCCACACTGTCAGCAACGCACGCAAAAAAGTGTGGTCCTTCCCTTCCAACTCTCCTAAGGGTTGTGCCACTGCCAAGAAAGTGCCCAAGACTGACAGCACACCACAGCTTAATTTCGCCATGGCAG ATCCCACAAAGATGGGTGGTCTAAGCATGCTACTGTTGGCTGGGGAGCATGCCCTTACTGCCAGAGAG ATTTCCTCCAGTTCTTCAAAGTCTGGAGCCACAGATGTCACAAAGCACCCTGAGAACTCCTCCCTATTCCAACTTGCTGAG ATCTCCTCTAGCACGCTTCAGCCCAGTTTAACGGACACAGCTGACGAGGGGAAGCCCTTGAGTCGGGGGGACCAGGCAGAA ACGTGGTCTGGCACCTCACAGCAGGGAAAGTCTGACGTACCCAAGGACAAGTCCCCTCTTTTTCAACTGGCAGAG CAGATCTCCTCTGATTCAAGCCAGTCGACTGCACCGGAGGGAAAGCAGTGTAGCCAGTCGGCTCTCTTCCAGCTCGCTGAG ATGTGTTTGGCCTCCGAGGCAGGGAAGATGGAGACACAGGACGATACCTGTGCCCCACACATCAAAACTGAGACGGTGGTCAAGGAGGACACTGGGGGCAACATCACCGATTTTCCTCGTTCCTCTCCCccgtcttcttcctcctccacgcCCACCAACGCCAGTCCCCCGCTGCTCAGCGGCCAACCAGCCAGcgtcaaaaagaagaagaagaagaaagaagctACTGCCAGAGAGCCACCCAAAGCGGTGGACAAAGACAAGATCCCTCGTCCGGGCTCGCCCAAAAAGACCCTCAAAAAGCGACCATCGTCTGAGTCTGAGTTGGAGAGCCTCCTCTACACTATCGAGGCCGTGGCTAAAGGGGCCTGGGGCGACGCAGAGGAGGATATACCCAAGAAGAAGGCTAGCACCGCCGTCGTTACCATTCCGAGAGAGCCCAGCTCACCCAAAAAGAAGTCCAAAGCCAAGAGGCCCCTGAAGGCTAAGGAAGATGAtgagatggaggaggatggaaggCGCACAGAGCTGCCATCGATAGTGGAGACGGCAGCGAATCTAGCAAGCCCCAAGACAGAGGCTGAGGAGGCCAGCATCGGCAGCACCCCGGACCCCCTGGGCAGCACGGAGAAGCCCAACGCCCCTCCCAGCCCCCCGCACATCAAGCACAAAGTCGAGGAGAAGCAGAGGGAAGCCGAGGCCAACGCTGAAGGGTGTGGCTCCAGGAAGTCTGAGAGAAGCTGCAAGGGGGCGCTGTACAAGACCCTGGTGTCGGAAGGGATGCTGACCTCACTGAGGGCCAACGTGGACAGAG gCAAAAGAGGCTCTTTTCGAAGTGGATCTGATGAAGGGGGCTGGACTGACGAGACCTGGGCTTTCTCACAGATGGGACCCACTAATCCCAAGAAGCTAAAGAAGTCAAAATCCAAAGACGAGACGGCGCCAGG TTTGGGGAAACTGGAGGAGGAGTTTGAGAAGAAGTTCAACAGCCTGCCGCAGTACAGCCCTCTGACGTTCGACAAGAAAAGCACCACCGTcaccaagaagaaaaaaacagacgTTAGCACCGCACCGGAGGAACAACCCCCAAAACCTGCCAAGG ACATAGCGATGCATAGTGACTCCCCCATGTCAGACTCGGCTGCCAAGGCCAAGCAGACCCCCGCCCCATGTGCCACCGCCACGCCTTCCACAGAGGCCATGGGAACTAGCGCTAGCATGCCGGTGGGCAGCCAGAAGAGGAAGGCTAGGAAGAGCAAAATAACCCACCTGGTGCGCTCGGCCGACGGCAGGGTGTCCCCAGCAGAGG AGGACAAAGTCAGGGACCTGACCCCGGAGCAGGACGACAAGCCATTACCCCGAGAGACTTTATGCAACGAAACAGAGTGCTACAGTGCACCCAAGCAGGAGGAAGCAGATAGAAGCAGTGCACCCGAAGTCCTGCCCGCCTTCTTTAGCCTGTCTGCCCTTGCCGAGGTGGCAGCCATGGAGAATATTCACAG AGGCCAGCGTGTGATTGGCGACAGCCAGAAGGAAATGGCCCAGACCCCTGTCCTCATCTCCTGCGCTGACCAATGA
- the LOC111980697 gene encoding HMG box transcription factor BBX isoform X1 produces the protein MRLTTAQLEHHALVTFTFWVACCRLGSAMKGGGRGKEPPVEVEVSGKRPKRKCLQWHPLLSKKALDFSEEEEEEDEEELEKPLLVRESRGPEVACGGPMEVEGDSSEQRARRPMNAFLLFCKRHRSLVRQEHPRLDNRGATKILADWWAVLEPKEKQKYTDMAKEYKDAFMKANPGYKWCPTTNKPVKSPCHTVSNARKKVWSFPSNSPKGCATAKKVPKTDSTPQLNFAMADPTKMGGLSMLLLAGEHALTAREISSSSSKSGATDVTKHPENSSLFQLAEISSSTLQPSLTDTADEGKPLSRGDQAETWSGTSQQGKSDVPKDKSPLFQLAEQISSDSSQSTAPEGKQCSQSALFQLAEMCLASEAGKMETQDDTCAPHIKTETVVKEDTGGNITDFPRSSPPSSSSSTPTNASPPLLSGQPASVKKKKKKKEATAREPPKAVDKDKIPRPGSPKKTLKKRPSSESELESLLYTIEAVAKGAWGDAEEDIPKKKASTAVVTIPREPSSPKKKSKAKRPLKAKEDDEMEEDGRRTELPSIVETAANLASPKTEAEEASIGSTPDPLGSTEKPNAPPSPPHIKHKVEEKQREAEANAEGCGSRKSERSCKGALYKTLVSEGMLTSLRANVDRGKRGSFRSGSDEGGWTDETWAFSQMGPTNPKKLKKSKSKDETAPGLGKLEEEFEKKFNSLPQYSPLTFDKKSTTVTKKKKTDVSTAPEEQPPKPAKGPSSSQKKTLFHKIVSKYKQKKEKPNTVDKDIAMHSDSPMSDSAAKAKQTPAPCATATPSTEAMGTSASMPVGSQKRKARKSKITHLVRSADGRVSPAEEDKVRDLTPEQDDKPLPRETLCNETECYSAPKQEEADRSSAPEVLPAFFSLSALAEVAAMENIHRGQRVIGDSQKEMAQTPVLISCADQ, from the exons GCTTGGCAGCGCCATGAAAGGTGGAGGAAGGGGTAAGGAGCCtcctgtggaggtggaggtgagcgGCAAGCGGCCCAAGCGCAAGTGTCTACAATGGCACCCGCTACTCTCCAAGAAGGCCCTGGACTTctcggaggaggaagaggaggaggacgaagaagaACTGGAGAAG CCATTGCTGGTCAGGGAGAGCCGGGGGCCGGAGGTGGCATGCGGGGGGCccatggaggtggagggggactCTTCAGAGCAGCGGGCCCGCCGGCCCATGAACGCCTTCCTGCTTTTTTGCAAGCGCCACCGTTCACTGGTGAGGCAGGAGCACCCTCGGCTGGACAACCGCGGTGCCACcaagatcctggctgactggtggGCTGTGTTGGAGCCCAAAGAGAAACAGAAGTACACGGACATGGCCAAGGAG TACAAGGATGCCTTCATGAAGGCTAACCCAGGCTACAAGTGGTGCCCCACCACCAACAAGCCAGTCAAGAGCCCCTGCCACACTGTCAGCAACGCACGCAAAAAAGTGTGGTCCTTCCCTTCCAACTCTCCTAAGGGTTGTGCCACTGCCAAGAAAGTGCCCAAGACTGACAGCACACCACAGCTTAATTTCGCCATGGCAG ATCCCACAAAGATGGGTGGTCTAAGCATGCTACTGTTGGCTGGGGAGCATGCCCTTACTGCCAGAGAG ATTTCCTCCAGTTCTTCAAAGTCTGGAGCCACAGATGTCACAAAGCACCCTGAGAACTCCTCCCTATTCCAACTTGCTGAG ATCTCCTCTAGCACGCTTCAGCCCAGTTTAACGGACACAGCTGACGAGGGGAAGCCCTTGAGTCGGGGGGACCAGGCAGAA ACGTGGTCTGGCACCTCACAGCAGGGAAAGTCTGACGTACCCAAGGACAAGTCCCCTCTTTTTCAACTGGCAGAG CAGATCTCCTCTGATTCAAGCCAGTCGACTGCACCGGAGGGAAAGCAGTGTAGCCAGTCGGCTCTCTTCCAGCTCGCTGAG ATGTGTTTGGCCTCCGAGGCAGGGAAGATGGAGACACAGGACGATACCTGTGCCCCACACATCAAAACTGAGACGGTGGTCAAGGAGGACACTGGGGGCAACATCACCGATTTTCCTCGTTCCTCTCCCccgtcttcttcctcctccacgcCCACCAACGCCAGTCCCCCGCTGCTCAGCGGCCAACCAGCCAGcgtcaaaaagaagaagaagaagaaagaagctACTGCCAGAGAGCCACCCAAAGCGGTGGACAAAGACAAGATCCCTCGTCCGGGCTCGCCCAAAAAGACCCTCAAAAAGCGACCATCGTCTGAGTCTGAGTTGGAGAGCCTCCTCTACACTATCGAGGCCGTGGCTAAAGGGGCCTGGGGCGACGCAGAGGAGGATATACCCAAGAAGAAGGCTAGCACCGCCGTCGTTACCATTCCGAGAGAGCCCAGCTCACCCAAAAAGAAGTCCAAAGCCAAGAGGCCCCTGAAGGCTAAGGAAGATGAtgagatggaggaggatggaaggCGCACAGAGCTGCCATCGATAGTGGAGACGGCAGCGAATCTAGCAAGCCCCAAGACAGAGGCTGAGGAGGCCAGCATCGGCAGCACCCCGGACCCCCTGGGCAGCACGGAGAAGCCCAACGCCCCTCCCAGCCCCCCGCACATCAAGCACAAAGTCGAGGAGAAGCAGAGGGAAGCCGAGGCCAACGCTGAAGGGTGTGGCTCCAGGAAGTCTGAGAGAAGCTGCAAGGGGGCGCTGTACAAGACCCTGGTGTCGGAAGGGATGCTGACCTCACTGAGGGCCAACGTGGACAGAG gCAAAAGAGGCTCTTTTCGAAGTGGATCTGATGAAGGGGGCTGGACTGACGAGACCTGGGCTTTCTCACAGATGGGACCCACTAATCCCAAGAAGCTAAAGAAGTCAAAATCCAAAGACGAGACGGCGCCAGG TTTGGGGAAACTGGAGGAGGAGTTTGAGAAGAAGTTCAACAGCCTGCCGCAGTACAGCCCTCTGACGTTCGACAAGAAAAGCACCACCGTcaccaagaagaaaaaaacagacgTTAGCACCGCACCGGAGGAACAACCCCCAAAACCTGCCAAGG GTCCATCTTCATCTCAGAAAAAGACTTTATTCCACAAGATTGTTAGCAAGTACAAGCAGAAAAAGGAGAAACCCAATACTGTGGACAAAG ACATAGCGATGCATAGTGACTCCCCCATGTCAGACTCGGCTGCCAAGGCCAAGCAGACCCCCGCCCCATGTGCCACCGCCACGCCTTCCACAGAGGCCATGGGAACTAGCGCTAGCATGCCGGTGGGCAGCCAGAAGAGGAAGGCTAGGAAGAGCAAAATAACCCACCTGGTGCGCTCGGCCGACGGCAGGGTGTCCCCAGCAGAGG AGGACAAAGTCAGGGACCTGACCCCGGAGCAGGACGACAAGCCATTACCCCGAGAGACTTTATGCAACGAAACAGAGTGCTACAGTGCACCCAAGCAGGAGGAAGCAGATAGAAGCAGTGCACCCGAAGTCCTGCCCGCCTTCTTTAGCCTGTCTGCCCTTGCCGAGGTGGCAGCCATGGAGAATATTCACAG AGGCCAGCGTGTGATTGGCGACAGCCAGAAGGAAATGGCCCAGACCCCTGTCCTCATCTCCTGCGCTGACCAATGA
- the LOC111980697 gene encoding HMG box transcription factor BBX isoform X3, translating into MKGGGRGKEPPVEVEVSGKRPKRKCLQWHPLLSKKALDFSEEEEEEDEEELEKPLLVRESRGPEVACGGPMEVEGDSSEQRARRPMNAFLLFCKRHRSLVRQEHPRLDNRGATKILADWWAVLEPKEKQKYTDMAKEYKDAFMKANPGYKWCPTTNKPVKSPCHTVSNARKKVWSFPSNSPKGCATAKKVPKTDSTPQLNFAMADPTKMGGLSMLLLAGEHALTAREISSSSSKSGATDVTKHPENSSLFQLAEISSSTLQPSLTDTADEGKPLSRGDQAETWSGTSQQGKSDVPKDKSPLFQLAEQISSDSSQSTAPEGKQCSQSALFQLAEMCLASEAGKMETQDDTCAPHIKTETVVKEDTGGNITDFPRSSPPSSSSSTPTNASPPLLSGQPASVKKKKKKKEATAREPPKAVDKDKIPRPGSPKKTLKKRPSSESELESLLYTIEAVAKGAWGDAEEDIPKKKASTAVVTIPREPSSPKKKSKAKRPLKAKEDDEMEEDGRRTELPSIVETAANLASPKTEAEEASIGSTPDPLGSTEKPNAPPSPPHIKHKVEEKQREAEANAEGCGSRKSERSCKGALYKTLVSEGMLTSLRANVDRGKRGSFRSGSDEGGWTDETWAFSQMGPTNPKKLKKSKSKDETAPGLGKLEEEFEKKFNSLPQYSPLTFDKKSTTVTKKKKTDVSTAPEEQPPKPAKGPSSSQKKTLFHKIVSKYKQKKEKPNTVDKDIAMHSDSPMSDSAAKAKQTPAPCATATPSTEAMGTSASMPVGSQKRKARKSKITHLVRSADGRVSPAEEDKVRDLTPEQDDKPLPRETLCNETECYSAPKQEEADRSSAPEVLPAFFSLSALAEVAAMENIHRGQRVIGDSQKEMAQTPVLISCADQ; encoded by the exons ATGAAAGGTGGAGGAAGGGGTAAGGAGCCtcctgtggaggtggaggtgagcgGCAAGCGGCCCAAGCGCAAGTGTCTACAATGGCACCCGCTACTCTCCAAGAAGGCCCTGGACTTctcggaggaggaagaggaggaggacgaagaagaACTGGAGAAG CCATTGCTGGTCAGGGAGAGCCGGGGGCCGGAGGTGGCATGCGGGGGGCccatggaggtggagggggactCTTCAGAGCAGCGGGCCCGCCGGCCCATGAACGCCTTCCTGCTTTTTTGCAAGCGCCACCGTTCACTGGTGAGGCAGGAGCACCCTCGGCTGGACAACCGCGGTGCCACcaagatcctggctgactggtggGCTGTGTTGGAGCCCAAAGAGAAACAGAAGTACACGGACATGGCCAAGGAG TACAAGGATGCCTTCATGAAGGCTAACCCAGGCTACAAGTGGTGCCCCACCACCAACAAGCCAGTCAAGAGCCCCTGCCACACTGTCAGCAACGCACGCAAAAAAGTGTGGTCCTTCCCTTCCAACTCTCCTAAGGGTTGTGCCACTGCCAAGAAAGTGCCCAAGACTGACAGCACACCACAGCTTAATTTCGCCATGGCAG ATCCCACAAAGATGGGTGGTCTAAGCATGCTACTGTTGGCTGGGGAGCATGCCCTTACTGCCAGAGAG ATTTCCTCCAGTTCTTCAAAGTCTGGAGCCACAGATGTCACAAAGCACCCTGAGAACTCCTCCCTATTCCAACTTGCTGAG ATCTCCTCTAGCACGCTTCAGCCCAGTTTAACGGACACAGCTGACGAGGGGAAGCCCTTGAGTCGGGGGGACCAGGCAGAA ACGTGGTCTGGCACCTCACAGCAGGGAAAGTCTGACGTACCCAAGGACAAGTCCCCTCTTTTTCAACTGGCAGAG CAGATCTCCTCTGATTCAAGCCAGTCGACTGCACCGGAGGGAAAGCAGTGTAGCCAGTCGGCTCTCTTCCAGCTCGCTGAG ATGTGTTTGGCCTCCGAGGCAGGGAAGATGGAGACACAGGACGATACCTGTGCCCCACACATCAAAACTGAGACGGTGGTCAAGGAGGACACTGGGGGCAACATCACCGATTTTCCTCGTTCCTCTCCCccgtcttcttcctcctccacgcCCACCAACGCCAGTCCCCCGCTGCTCAGCGGCCAACCAGCCAGcgtcaaaaagaagaagaagaagaaagaagctACTGCCAGAGAGCCACCCAAAGCGGTGGACAAAGACAAGATCCCTCGTCCGGGCTCGCCCAAAAAGACCCTCAAAAAGCGACCATCGTCTGAGTCTGAGTTGGAGAGCCTCCTCTACACTATCGAGGCCGTGGCTAAAGGGGCCTGGGGCGACGCAGAGGAGGATATACCCAAGAAGAAGGCTAGCACCGCCGTCGTTACCATTCCGAGAGAGCCCAGCTCACCCAAAAAGAAGTCCAAAGCCAAGAGGCCCCTGAAGGCTAAGGAAGATGAtgagatggaggaggatggaaggCGCACAGAGCTGCCATCGATAGTGGAGACGGCAGCGAATCTAGCAAGCCCCAAGACAGAGGCTGAGGAGGCCAGCATCGGCAGCACCCCGGACCCCCTGGGCAGCACGGAGAAGCCCAACGCCCCTCCCAGCCCCCCGCACATCAAGCACAAAGTCGAGGAGAAGCAGAGGGAAGCCGAGGCCAACGCTGAAGGGTGTGGCTCCAGGAAGTCTGAGAGAAGCTGCAAGGGGGCGCTGTACAAGACCCTGGTGTCGGAAGGGATGCTGACCTCACTGAGGGCCAACGTGGACAGAG gCAAAAGAGGCTCTTTTCGAAGTGGATCTGATGAAGGGGGCTGGACTGACGAGACCTGGGCTTTCTCACAGATGGGACCCACTAATCCCAAGAAGCTAAAGAAGTCAAAATCCAAAGACGAGACGGCGCCAGG TTTGGGGAAACTGGAGGAGGAGTTTGAGAAGAAGTTCAACAGCCTGCCGCAGTACAGCCCTCTGACGTTCGACAAGAAAAGCACCACCGTcaccaagaagaaaaaaacagacgTTAGCACCGCACCGGAGGAACAACCCCCAAAACCTGCCAAGG GTCCATCTTCATCTCAGAAAAAGACTTTATTCCACAAGATTGTTAGCAAGTACAAGCAGAAAAAGGAGAAACCCAATACTGTGGACAAAG ACATAGCGATGCATAGTGACTCCCCCATGTCAGACTCGGCTGCCAAGGCCAAGCAGACCCCCGCCCCATGTGCCACCGCCACGCCTTCCACAGAGGCCATGGGAACTAGCGCTAGCATGCCGGTGGGCAGCCAGAAGAGGAAGGCTAGGAAGAGCAAAATAACCCACCTGGTGCGCTCGGCCGACGGCAGGGTGTCCCCAGCAGAGG AGGACAAAGTCAGGGACCTGACCCCGGAGCAGGACGACAAGCCATTACCCCGAGAGACTTTATGCAACGAAACAGAGTGCTACAGTGCACCCAAGCAGGAGGAAGCAGATAGAAGCAGTGCACCCGAAGTCCTGCCCGCCTTCTTTAGCCTGTCTGCCCTTGCCGAGGTGGCAGCCATGGAGAATATTCACAG AGGCCAGCGTGTGATTGGCGACAGCCAGAAGGAAATGGCCCAGACCCCTGTCCTCATCTCCTGCGCTGACCAATGA
- the LOC111980697 gene encoding HMG box transcription factor BBX isoform X2: MRLTTAQLEHHALVTFTFWVACCRLGSAMKGGGRGKEPPVEVEVSGKRPKRKCLQWHPLLSKKALDFSEEEEEEDEEELEKPLLVRESRGPEVACGGPMEVEGDSSEQRARRPMNAFLLFCKRHRSLVRQEHPRLDNRGATKILADWWAVLEPKEKQKYTDMAKEYKDAFMKANPGYKWCPTTNKPVKSPCHTVSNARKKVWSFPSNSPKGCATAKKVPKTDSTPQLNFAMADPTKMGGLSMLLLAGEHALTAREISSSSSKSGATDVTKHPENSSLFQLAEISSSTLQPSLTDTADEGKPLSRGDQAETWSGTSQQGKSDVPKDKSPLFQLAEISSDSSQSTAPEGKQCSQSALFQLAEMCLASEAGKMETQDDTCAPHIKTETVVKEDTGGNITDFPRSSPPSSSSSTPTNASPPLLSGQPASVKKKKKKKEATAREPPKAVDKDKIPRPGSPKKTLKKRPSSESELESLLYTIEAVAKGAWGDAEEDIPKKKASTAVVTIPREPSSPKKKSKAKRPLKAKEDDEMEEDGRRTELPSIVETAANLASPKTEAEEASIGSTPDPLGSTEKPNAPPSPPHIKHKVEEKQREAEANAEGCGSRKSERSCKGALYKTLVSEGMLTSLRANVDRGKRGSFRSGSDEGGWTDETWAFSQMGPTNPKKLKKSKSKDETAPGLGKLEEEFEKKFNSLPQYSPLTFDKKSTTVTKKKKTDVSTAPEEQPPKPAKGPSSSQKKTLFHKIVSKYKQKKEKPNTVDKDIAMHSDSPMSDSAAKAKQTPAPCATATPSTEAMGTSASMPVGSQKRKARKSKITHLVRSADGRVSPAEEDKVRDLTPEQDDKPLPRETLCNETECYSAPKQEEADRSSAPEVLPAFFSLSALAEVAAMENIHRGQRVIGDSQKEMAQTPVLISCADQ; this comes from the exons GCTTGGCAGCGCCATGAAAGGTGGAGGAAGGGGTAAGGAGCCtcctgtggaggtggaggtgagcgGCAAGCGGCCCAAGCGCAAGTGTCTACAATGGCACCCGCTACTCTCCAAGAAGGCCCTGGACTTctcggaggaggaagaggaggaggacgaagaagaACTGGAGAAG CCATTGCTGGTCAGGGAGAGCCGGGGGCCGGAGGTGGCATGCGGGGGGCccatggaggtggagggggactCTTCAGAGCAGCGGGCCCGCCGGCCCATGAACGCCTTCCTGCTTTTTTGCAAGCGCCACCGTTCACTGGTGAGGCAGGAGCACCCTCGGCTGGACAACCGCGGTGCCACcaagatcctggctgactggtggGCTGTGTTGGAGCCCAAAGAGAAACAGAAGTACACGGACATGGCCAAGGAG TACAAGGATGCCTTCATGAAGGCTAACCCAGGCTACAAGTGGTGCCCCACCACCAACAAGCCAGTCAAGAGCCCCTGCCACACTGTCAGCAACGCACGCAAAAAAGTGTGGTCCTTCCCTTCCAACTCTCCTAAGGGTTGTGCCACTGCCAAGAAAGTGCCCAAGACTGACAGCACACCACAGCTTAATTTCGCCATGGCAG ATCCCACAAAGATGGGTGGTCTAAGCATGCTACTGTTGGCTGGGGAGCATGCCCTTACTGCCAGAGAG ATTTCCTCCAGTTCTTCAAAGTCTGGAGCCACAGATGTCACAAAGCACCCTGAGAACTCCTCCCTATTCCAACTTGCTGAG ATCTCCTCTAGCACGCTTCAGCCCAGTTTAACGGACACAGCTGACGAGGGGAAGCCCTTGAGTCGGGGGGACCAGGCAGAA ACGTGGTCTGGCACCTCACAGCAGGGAAAGTCTGACGTACCCAAGGACAAGTCCCCTCTTTTTCAACTGGCAGAG ATCTCCTCTGATTCAAGCCAGTCGACTGCACCGGAGGGAAAGCAGTGTAGCCAGTCGGCTCTCTTCCAGCTCGCTGAG ATGTGTTTGGCCTCCGAGGCAGGGAAGATGGAGACACAGGACGATACCTGTGCCCCACACATCAAAACTGAGACGGTGGTCAAGGAGGACACTGGGGGCAACATCACCGATTTTCCTCGTTCCTCTCCCccgtcttcttcctcctccacgcCCACCAACGCCAGTCCCCCGCTGCTCAGCGGCCAACCAGCCAGcgtcaaaaagaagaagaagaagaaagaagctACTGCCAGAGAGCCACCCAAAGCGGTGGACAAAGACAAGATCCCTCGTCCGGGCTCGCCCAAAAAGACCCTCAAAAAGCGACCATCGTCTGAGTCTGAGTTGGAGAGCCTCCTCTACACTATCGAGGCCGTGGCTAAAGGGGCCTGGGGCGACGCAGAGGAGGATATACCCAAGAAGAAGGCTAGCACCGCCGTCGTTACCATTCCGAGAGAGCCCAGCTCACCCAAAAAGAAGTCCAAAGCCAAGAGGCCCCTGAAGGCTAAGGAAGATGAtgagatggaggaggatggaaggCGCACAGAGCTGCCATCGATAGTGGAGACGGCAGCGAATCTAGCAAGCCCCAAGACAGAGGCTGAGGAGGCCAGCATCGGCAGCACCCCGGACCCCCTGGGCAGCACGGAGAAGCCCAACGCCCCTCCCAGCCCCCCGCACATCAAGCACAAAGTCGAGGAGAAGCAGAGGGAAGCCGAGGCCAACGCTGAAGGGTGTGGCTCCAGGAAGTCTGAGAGAAGCTGCAAGGGGGCGCTGTACAAGACCCTGGTGTCGGAAGGGATGCTGACCTCACTGAGGGCCAACGTGGACAGAG gCAAAAGAGGCTCTTTTCGAAGTGGATCTGATGAAGGGGGCTGGACTGACGAGACCTGGGCTTTCTCACAGATGGGACCCACTAATCCCAAGAAGCTAAAGAAGTCAAAATCCAAAGACGAGACGGCGCCAGG TTTGGGGAAACTGGAGGAGGAGTTTGAGAAGAAGTTCAACAGCCTGCCGCAGTACAGCCCTCTGACGTTCGACAAGAAAAGCACCACCGTcaccaagaagaaaaaaacagacgTTAGCACCGCACCGGAGGAACAACCCCCAAAACCTGCCAAGG GTCCATCTTCATCTCAGAAAAAGACTTTATTCCACAAGATTGTTAGCAAGTACAAGCAGAAAAAGGAGAAACCCAATACTGTGGACAAAG ACATAGCGATGCATAGTGACTCCCCCATGTCAGACTCGGCTGCCAAGGCCAAGCAGACCCCCGCCCCATGTGCCACCGCCACGCCTTCCACAGAGGCCATGGGAACTAGCGCTAGCATGCCGGTGGGCAGCCAGAAGAGGAAGGCTAGGAAGAGCAAAATAACCCACCTGGTGCGCTCGGCCGACGGCAGGGTGTCCCCAGCAGAGG AGGACAAAGTCAGGGACCTGACCCCGGAGCAGGACGACAAGCCATTACCCCGAGAGACTTTATGCAACGAAACAGAGTGCTACAGTGCACCCAAGCAGGAGGAAGCAGATAGAAGCAGTGCACCCGAAGTCCTGCCCGCCTTCTTTAGCCTGTCTGCCCTTGCCGAGGTGGCAGCCATGGAGAATATTCACAG AGGCCAGCGTGTGATTGGCGACAGCCAGAAGGAAATGGCCCAGACCCCTGTCCTCATCTCCTGCGCTGACCAATGA